One Aerococcus urinaeequi DNA segment encodes these proteins:
- the holA gene encoding DNA polymerase III subunit delta, producing the protein MELQKALQALNNGQIDPIYVLQGPETYLINRFLTAIEGQYLQEDANAMNYMSFDMEEDSLADVMVEANTISFFNEPRLILMRQPAFLTGSQKKNAIKQDDASLLEYLDNPADDVVLVIVADYESLDGRKKIVKQLKKKATFVDTSVMAEPQVKDYMQRYVASEGVDMTREAMALFLKRTNYQLTQSIREMDKLILYVGDEKRINQRDVDLLVTPSLDDNIFHLTDHIMRQDSAAALRLYRELIAQKNQPIAILGLLQSNFHLYTQIIQLKKAGYDQGSMAETIGVHPYRIKMAGQSIHPYSPNLLMVGYMKLIELDFDIKQGKVDQHLGIEWFILDFCSGKAAS; encoded by the coding sequence ATGGAATTACAAAAGGCATTACAGGCGCTAAATAACGGGCAAATTGACCCCATATATGTACTACAAGGCCCTGAAACCTACTTAATCAACCGGTTTTTAACGGCCATTGAAGGTCAGTACTTACAAGAAGACGCCAACGCCATGAATTACATGTCCTTTGATATGGAAGAAGATAGCTTGGCGGACGTCATGGTTGAAGCCAACACCATTTCATTTTTCAATGAACCAAGATTGATTTTAATGCGGCAACCAGCTTTTTTAACGGGGTCACAGAAGAAGAATGCCATCAAGCAGGATGACGCGTCCTTACTCGAATACCTGGACAATCCAGCTGATGATGTGGTTTTAGTCATTGTGGCTGATTACGAATCTTTAGATGGCCGGAAGAAAATTGTGAAACAACTCAAGAAGAAAGCTACATTTGTGGATACCTCTGTCATGGCCGAACCTCAAGTGAAGGACTATATGCAGCGGTACGTGGCTTCAGAAGGCGTCGATATGACCAGAGAAGCCATGGCCCTATTCTTGAAACGGACCAATTACCAGCTTACCCAGTCCATTCGTGAGATGGACAAGTTGATTTTATATGTAGGGGACGAGAAAAGGATCAACCAGCGAGATGTTGACTTGTTGGTGACACCGTCATTGGATGACAATATCTTCCATCTGACGGACCATATTATGCGTCAAGATTCAGCCGCTGCTTTAAGGTTATACCGCGAACTAATCGCACAGAAAAACCAACCCATCGCAATTCTTGGTTTACTCCAGTCAAACTTCCACTTGTATACGCAAATTATCCAATTGAAGAAAGCGGGTTACGACCAGGGATCAATGGCTGAAACGATTGGCGTTCATCCATACCGGATTAAAATGGCTGGCCAATCGATTCATCCTTATTCGCCGAATTTACTTATGGTAGGTTATATGAAGTTGATTGAATTAGACTTTGATATTAAACAGGGGAAAGTAGACCAGCATCTTGGGATTGAGTGGTTTATTTTAGACTTTTGTTCAGGTAAGGCAGCTAGTTAA
- a CDS encoding DNA internalization-related competence protein ComEC/Rec2, protein MQYKLVLHSLGILLLAVVALTNSPWAWLCYGLFMVRVLALKEGKFLLQLVFVHCLLGTYFLYQDAGRHSVLTGSEEELVMDVAITDVKVEGNLLSFQGTTRLNGQNEKVQVFYMLDEQVDPKAWLDKYQSFRAVITGTLEMADENQNFHLFNYRTYLKRQDIYWIMSPDAININGDLNHGQYWLANQRQAIINWLGTIQNPTVSAYTLSLFFNEMDALEGEVLDAYQAIGLIHLFSISGFHVQYFLTFFKKILLRLGITVESFDYFAIAILLIYTVFLGWPYGMIRSFVAYTYNVLQKRWGGQPSSLVGTSWSMILLLMIDPRIIFTLSFQLTYALSYTILFTGKFIQAKCRHSLQVEIWQSFICSLVTIPFLTMTYFEFSWMSLILNYGYSWLFATFLFPGLLMILLIQIIGLGPYFTWLQAGLAYLIEGKEMLALFAEKWTWFQWVTGRPQIAVLVFFVVTLLMYLADLSKAKISKSLHGLLALSLVLLYLNPYLHRYGQVAMLAIGQGDTFFLEMPYQRKVYLIDLAGKINFTTLLADQDPSKSWQLRDSESVAERQIIPALKAAGTRTIDGVFLTHGDFDHIGSFGEIAKAFKIETLYLPIGMDADTESLTTLQEAIEAGKNPIMKIIWLKSGDQVALDQKTNLQVLAPDKSGAGENADSLVLYGRIGLHDFLFTGDIDGAAENALPSLPVDILKVAHHGSDHSTPADFIERTDPKIAWISVGKDNRYGHPADRVVADLEANQTKIYRTDTMGAVHYIYWPKSAKIDSVQLN, encoded by the coding sequence ATGCAATATAAGTTAGTCCTCCATAGTTTAGGAATACTCCTACTTGCCGTTGTAGCCCTGACCAATAGTCCTTGGGCCTGGCTTTGTTATGGCTTATTTATGGTCCGGGTGCTTGCTTTAAAAGAGGGTAAATTTCTGCTACAACTAGTGTTTGTACATTGTTTACTCGGTACTTATTTTTTATATCAAGATGCTGGCCGACACAGTGTCTTAACTGGGTCAGAAGAAGAATTGGTTATGGACGTGGCCATCACTGATGTAAAAGTTGAAGGTAACCTCTTGTCTTTTCAAGGGACTACGCGTTTAAACGGACAAAATGAAAAGGTGCAAGTATTTTATATGCTGGACGAACAAGTGGACCCAAAAGCTTGGTTAGACAAATACCAATCATTTCGGGCTGTAATCACGGGTACTTTGGAAATGGCCGATGAAAACCAAAATTTTCACCTGTTTAACTACCGGACTTATTTAAAACGGCAGGATATTTATTGGATTATGTCACCGGATGCAATTAACATTAATGGGGATTTGAATCACGGTCAATATTGGTTAGCCAACCAAAGACAAGCCATAATCAATTGGCTGGGGACCATTCAAAATCCGACCGTATCAGCTTATACTTTGTCTCTCTTTTTCAATGAAATGGATGCCCTTGAAGGGGAAGTGTTAGACGCTTATCAAGCGATTGGGCTGATACATTTGTTTTCGATTTCCGGTTTTCACGTCCAGTATTTCTTAACTTTCTTCAAGAAAATCCTTCTTCGATTAGGCATCACAGTAGAATCTTTTGATTATTTCGCCATTGCCATCCTACTCATATATACCGTCTTTTTAGGTTGGCCCTACGGCATGATTCGGTCCTTTGTAGCCTATACCTATAACGTCCTCCAGAAGCGGTGGGGCGGGCAACCTTCGTCACTCGTAGGCACTTCTTGGTCCATGATTTTACTCCTAATGATAGACCCACGCATTATCTTTACCCTGTCCTTTCAGTTGACCTATGCCTTGTCCTATACCATTTTATTTACCGGAAAATTTATCCAAGCCAAATGCCGGCACTCTCTACAAGTCGAAATCTGGCAAAGTTTCATCTGTAGTTTAGTCACCATTCCCTTTTTAACCATGACCTACTTTGAATTCTCCTGGATGTCCCTTATCTTAAATTACGGCTACTCCTGGCTATTCGCCACCTTTTTATTTCCCGGACTCCTTATGATTTTACTCATTCAAATCATCGGCTTAGGCCCTTATTTCACCTGGCTACAAGCTGGATTAGCCTATTTGATTGAGGGAAAAGAAATGTTAGCTCTATTCGCTGAAAAATGGACTTGGTTTCAGTGGGTGACGGGTAGGCCACAAATTGCTGTCTTGGTATTTTTTGTGGTCACTTTACTCATGTATCTAGCAGACCTTTCCAAAGCGAAAATCAGTAAAAGCTTGCACGGACTATTAGCGCTTAGCTTAGTTTTACTGTATTTGAACCCTTATTTACACAGATACGGGCAAGTAGCCATGCTGGCGATTGGGCAGGGGGATACCTTTTTCCTAGAAATGCCTTACCAAAGAAAGGTCTATTTAATCGATTTAGCGGGGAAAATCAACTTCACTACACTTTTAGCTGACCAAGATCCATCCAAATCATGGCAATTACGGGACAGTGAAAGTGTCGCTGAAAGGCAAATAATTCCAGCGCTTAAAGCAGCGGGGACAAGGACGATCGATGGGGTGTTTTTAACTCACGGAGACTTCGACCATATCGGATCATTTGGTGAAATTGCCAAGGCCTTTAAAATTGAAACCTTATATTTACCAATCGGAATGGACGCGGACACAGAATCCTTAACTACCTTGCAGGAAGCAATCGAGGCGGGGAAAAATCCTATAATGAAGATTATCTGGCTCAAATCTGGAGACCAGGTGGCCCTTGACCAAAAAACCAATTTACAGGTTTTAGCGCCGGATAAATCAGGTGCAGGAGAAAATGCGGATTCTTTAGTCTTATATGGTAGAATAGGACTTCATGACTTTCTATTTACAGGAGATATTGATGGGGCAGCTGAAAATGCGCTCCCGAGTCTACCGGTTGATATTTTAAAAGTGGCTCACCACGGATCAGACCATTCAACGCCAGCTGACTTTATCGAGAGGACTGACCCAAAAATCGCTTGGATTTCAGTGGGTAAGGACAACCGGTATGGCCATCCAGCTGACCGGGTGGTGGCTGATTTAGAAGCCAATCAAACAAAAATATACCGGACGGATACAATGGGTGCTGTCCACTATATTTATTGGCCCAAATCCGCTAAAATAGACAGTGTGCAATTAAATTAG
- a CDS encoding helix-hairpin-helix domain-containing protein, with amino-acid sequence MNQLRAWLRQFQLDIKEMNIQQVWSLYRPYLLGIFVVCLTVSGLGIYGLSQVFQGRQGQTNALMVEAETDEATSDSLAPEDGLSKNTVVSSSVVSGIASEISREEANEEANEESETNGNSAPNETWYVDIKGAIKVPQVVPVTPGMRVHDVVEMAGGVTGEADQSQVNLAQLVTDQMVIYVPKDGEEVSPSTEALVADSQVTESAVSEISGDATSDGDLVNINTADTTMLQTLSGIGEKRAADIINYRETNGLFETVDDLDQVSGIGEKTMEKLRPLITVN; translated from the coding sequence ATGAATCAGTTGCGGGCGTGGCTAAGACAATTTCAGTTAGATATCAAAGAAATGAATATCCAACAAGTGTGGTCCTTGTATAGACCCTACTTGCTGGGTATTTTTGTCGTCTGTTTGACTGTGAGTGGACTAGGCATTTACGGACTTAGTCAGGTATTTCAAGGCAGACAAGGCCAAACTAATGCTTTAATGGTAGAGGCAGAAACGGACGAAGCAACATCTGACTCGTTAGCGCCAGAAGATGGTTTGTCTAAAAATACTGTCGTTTCATCAAGTGTGGTGAGTGGTATAGCAAGCGAAATCTCTAGAGAAGAAGCTAATGAAGAAGCTAATGAAGAATCCGAAACTAACGGTAATAGCGCACCCAATGAAACCTGGTATGTAGACATTAAAGGGGCTATCAAAGTTCCGCAAGTTGTCCCAGTGACCCCAGGTATGCGGGTTCATGATGTGGTTGAAATGGCGGGTGGGGTAACTGGAGAGGCTGACCAAAGTCAGGTGAATTTAGCTCAATTAGTGACTGATCAAATGGTGATTTATGTCCCTAAAGATGGTGAAGAGGTCAGCCCTTCAACTGAAGCATTAGTTGCTGATTCCCAGGTCACAGAAAGTGCTGTATCCGAGATTTCTGGGGACGCTACAAGTGACGGGGACCTGGTCAATATCAATACTGCAGATACTACAATGCTACAGACTTTATCTGGTATAGGGGAGAAACGGGCAGCTGATATCATTAATTACCGGGAGACGAACGGTCTATTTGAAACCGTCGATGACCTAGACCAAGTTTCAGGCATTGGGGAGAAAACGATGGAGAAGTTACGACCTTTAATCACGGTGAATTAA
- the coaD gene encoding pantetheine-phosphate adenylyltransferase, with protein MTTKGRALYAGSFDPLTMGHVDMIERAAKMFDYVYVAVATNTTKTSLFTGEEKFALAQEATKHLDNVEVIYLKSGLTVNFARELDCGILIRGLRNGSDFEQETNIALMNKHQAPDIETVLLLSSEKYRFVSSSIIKEVAKFNGDVSGVVPPNVNEAIKAKYAELNG; from the coding sequence ATGACAACAAAAGGAAGAGCCTTATACGCCGGGTCTTTTGACCCCTTAACAATGGGCCATGTGGACATGATTGAACGGGCAGCCAAGATGTTTGACTACGTCTATGTCGCTGTCGCAACAAATACCACCAAAACCTCTTTATTTACTGGCGAGGAGAAATTTGCTTTAGCTCAGGAAGCCACTAAACACCTAGATAATGTGGAAGTGATCTACTTAAAATCTGGCCTAACAGTGAATTTTGCTAGAGAATTGGACTGCGGTATTTTGATCCGCGGTTTGCGTAACGGCAGTGACTTCGAACAAGAAACCAACATCGCCTTAATGAACAAGCATCAAGCACCAGATATCGAGACCGTTCTCTTGTTATCAAGTGAGAAATATCGTTTTGTTTCAAGCTCTATTATTAAGGAAGTTGCGAAGTTTAACGGGGACGTGTCTGGCGTTGTGCCGCCAAATGTCAACGAAGCCATTAAAGCCAAATACGCTGAATTAAATGGTTAA
- the rsmD gene encoding 16S rRNA (guanine(966)-N(2))-methyltransferase RsmD has translation MRVIAGKFGKHRLKAVPGDNTRPTTDKIKESLFNIIGPYFDEDTRVLDFYAGSGALGIEAISRGAAVVYGFEKNRQAQATIKENVAAVRIEDQYVLKSGDNRKAIQQLRQVDKDLQFDLVFLDPPYKGQQLEDVINGFLADHWLAPDARLICELDKRDKLPEAFGPLKQIKDVTYGITRILVYQMEED, from the coding sequence ATGCGCGTCATAGCTGGAAAATTTGGGAAACATCGTTTAAAGGCGGTGCCAGGGGATAATACCCGACCAACTACAGATAAAATCAAAGAATCATTATTTAATATTATCGGCCCTTATTTTGATGAGGACACAAGAGTTCTGGACTTCTATGCGGGGTCTGGGGCGCTTGGAATAGAAGCCATTTCAAGAGGGGCAGCAGTCGTTTACGGTTTTGAAAAGAACCGGCAAGCACAAGCGACGATTAAGGAAAACGTGGCGGCCGTGCGGATTGAGGACCAGTATGTTTTGAAGTCAGGGGACAACCGCAAAGCCATCCAACAATTACGTCAAGTAGATAAAGACCTGCAATTTGACTTGGTATTTTTGGATCCACCTTATAAAGGCCAACAATTAGAAGATGTGATCAACGGCTTTTTAGCAGATCATTGGCTGGCACCGGATGCCCGCTTAATTTGTGAATTAGACAAGCGAGACAAACTGCCGGAAGCCTTTGGACCACTCAAACAGATCAAAGATGTGACTTACGGAATCACTAGAATCCTGGTATATCAAATGGAGGAAGACTAG
- a CDS encoding esterase family protein, which translates to MNAEFLHHYSGHLNQEMYLNRYGHAGIPVVVFPSSGGSKDEFADFGMIEAAHYFIEEGKVQFFTLSSHDQESWLHKGKSQHDRAEAHNAYERYVIDEAIPFIKHYTGWFDPMMTTGCSMGAYHALNFQLKHPDVFNKTLALSGVYDARYFGGDFGGDLAVYYNSPVDYIWTLNDPWFIDHLRQADIIVCTGLGDWEADGLPGYYKLREAFENKNIPAWFAEWGPDVSHDWIWWRQQLPYFLGYMV; encoded by the coding sequence ATGAACGCAGAATTCTTACACCATTATTCAGGTCACTTAAATCAAGAAATGTACTTAAATCGCTACGGGCACGCAGGTATTCCGGTAGTGGTATTCCCGTCATCTGGTGGTTCTAAAGATGAGTTTGCGGACTTCGGCATGATTGAAGCCGCACATTATTTTATCGAAGAAGGAAAAGTCCAATTCTTCACCTTATCATCCCATGACCAAGAATCTTGGTTACACAAGGGCAAGTCCCAACATGACCGAGCTGAAGCCCACAATGCCTACGAACGTTATGTTATTGATGAAGCTATCCCATTCATCAAGCACTATACAGGTTGGTTTGACCCAATGATGACAACAGGTTGCTCAATGGGTGCTTACCATGCCCTGAATTTTCAATTGAAGCATCCGGATGTCTTTAATAAAACCCTTGCCTTATCAGGTGTTTACGACGCCCGTTACTTCGGTGGTGACTTCGGCGGTGACCTAGCCGTTTACTATAACTCTCCAGTGGACTATATTTGGACCTTAAACGATCCATGGTTTATCGACCACTTACGCCAAGCAGATATCATCGTTTGTACCGGTTTAGGTGACTGGGAGGCAGACGGTCTGCCCGGTTACTACAAGTTGCGTGAAGCTTTTGAGAACAAAAATATCCCAGCCTGGTTCGCAGAATGGGGGCCAGATGTGTCTCATGACTGGATTTGGTGGCGCCAGCAACTGCCGTATTTCCTAGGTTATATGGTGTAG
- a CDS encoding ATP-grasp domain-containing protein: protein MNFIVTSPFYPENFQLFTNRLKQQGVNVLGIGQEPYDQLPQSLKNDLTEYYKVNDLENTEEVKKAVAYLFFKHGKIDRIESQNEHWLNLEAEIREQFNIPGNKPKDLRKVKFKSEMKKLFAKAGVPAVPGKIANKKGTVNRIVKELGLPLVAKPNSGVGSSGTYKLKDQEAVDKFIAEWDEKEAYFFEPYIENAKLLSYDGLIDQNGEIVFETSLYYRDPTLEVLKYQLDYGYIIQKEIPEKLRAYGQAIVKQFGMKERFFHIEFFENGDDYLVVEYNNRVAGGYAIDMYNYANHVDLFRQFARIVDGQPFETPTVPARYCVAITHRDQNTYAHDEAALRSHYGDRFVFSKRLPDAFAALQGNQFYGILADTENEIEEIFDYVHQHKES, encoded by the coding sequence ATGAATTTTATTGTGACATCACCTTTTTATCCAGAGAACTTTCAATTATTTACTAACAGATTAAAACAGCAAGGGGTTAATGTGCTTGGGATTGGTCAAGAACCCTATGACCAATTGCCTCAATCTTTAAAAAATGATTTGACTGAATACTACAAAGTCAACGACTTAGAGAATACTGAAGAAGTCAAAAAAGCCGTTGCGTATTTATTTTTCAAGCACGGGAAAATTGACCGCATTGAGTCGCAAAATGAGCATTGGTTGAATTTGGAAGCTGAGATTCGTGAACAGTTTAATATTCCTGGCAACAAGCCAAAAGATTTGCGCAAGGTTAAATTTAAGTCTGAAATGAAGAAATTGTTTGCTAAGGCAGGAGTTCCAGCTGTCCCTGGTAAGATAGCCAATAAGAAGGGGACGGTTAATCGAATTGTAAAAGAATTGGGTCTACCCTTAGTGGCTAAACCCAATTCAGGTGTTGGTTCTTCAGGGACATACAAGTTAAAAGACCAAGAAGCAGTGGATAAATTTATTGCAGAGTGGGATGAGAAGGAGGCCTATTTCTTTGAGCCTTATATTGAAAATGCAAAATTACTATCTTATGACGGTTTAATCGACCAAAATGGTGAAATTGTCTTTGAAACAAGCTTGTATTACCGTGACCCAACTTTGGAGGTATTAAAGTACCAATTAGACTACGGCTACATTATTCAAAAGGAAATTCCTGAAAAATTACGGGCGTACGGTCAAGCTATCGTCAAACAATTCGGTATGAAGGAGCGGTTCTTCCATATTGAATTCTTTGAAAATGGGGACGACTACCTAGTGGTTGAATACAACAACCGAGTGGCCGGTGGTTATGCTATTGATATGTATAACTATGCCAACCATGTGGATTTATTCCGTCAATTTGCCCGCATTGTGGACGGTCAACCTTTTGAAACACCGACTGTACCTGCTCGTTATTGCGTGGCTATTACCCACCGTGATCAAAATACTTATGCCCACGATGAAGCGGCTTTACGCAGTCATTACGGCGACCGTTTTGTCTTCTCAAAACGTTTACCAGACGCTTTTGCGGCCTTACAAGGTAACCAATTCTATGGTATTTTAGCGGATACGGAAAATGAAATTGAAGAGATTTTTGATTACGTCCACCAACACAAAGAAAGCTAA
- a CDS encoding GNAT family N-acetyltransferase, giving the protein MTQEVTLRSAQPADYPALHALNRGAWFQSDYEEYPEATDAYVDLDLNSSLSDASMATVAEVDGQIAGVILASADSEPKYGRMLMRSTADAAATIHAKGQEIADYFYDRMKIESEYDAQLLEKAQANTAYDGRIVLFIMDPNFQGLGIGSKLFQAAKDYFEAKNVANYYLFTDSSCNYPFYDHKGMHRAGNITYHQPGLFEPFDGSKSTEPFEFFIYDNR; this is encoded by the coding sequence ATGACACAAGAAGTTACTTTAAGATCTGCACAACCAGCAGACTATCCAGCATTACACGCATTAAACCGAGGCGCTTGGTTTCAATCAGACTATGAAGAATATCCGGAGGCAACTGACGCTTACGTTGACTTAGACTTAAACAGCTCATTGAGTGATGCCTCAATGGCAACAGTGGCTGAGGTAGATGGACAAATCGCTGGCGTTATCTTAGCGTCTGCTGACTCAGAACCTAAATACGGACGGATGTTGATGCGGTCAACAGCTGATGCGGCTGCAACTATCCACGCAAAAGGTCAGGAAATTGCCGACTATTTTTATGACCGGATGAAAATAGAAAGTGAATACGATGCACAATTACTAGAAAAAGCGCAAGCAAATACCGCCTATGATGGTCGCATCGTTTTATTTATTATGGATCCAAATTTTCAAGGTCTAGGAATCGGCAGCAAATTATTCCAAGCCGCTAAAGATTATTTTGAAGCTAAAAATGTGGCAAATTACTACCTATTCACTGACTCTTCATGTAATTATCCTTTCTATGACCACAAAGGAATGCACCGTGCAGGTAACATAACTTATCATCAACCCGGTCTATTTGAACCGTTTGATGGTTCAAAAAGTACTGAACCTTTTGAATTTTTCATCTATGATAATCGATAA
- a CDS encoding Crp/Fnr family transcriptional regulator, producing MAHHHHHSHVDCIRLVPIFNHLNEEQMSLIAQSAHEVHYAKNALLFGNGDKDDTLYIVNNGRVRIYNLNESGREQTVRILNPGDFMGEVAIFQTDSYHSNYAEAISEVSICRIHKKDMDNYLDAYPEIMRRILSDVTKRLQVSEKQTMQVGMEQVESRIINFLAEYVEDEENHTYVTLPMSKKELASYLGTTPETISRKFSSLEDKGLIKQHTHKYIEIFDLDELLFASS from the coding sequence ATGGCACACCATCATCACCATAGTCATGTAGATTGTATACGGTTAGTACCAATTTTTAACCATCTAAACGAAGAACAAATGAGTTTAATTGCACAATCAGCGCATGAAGTACATTATGCAAAGAATGCGTTGTTATTTGGAAATGGTGATAAAGATGACACATTATATATCGTAAATAATGGGCGTGTACGTATTTATAACTTAAATGAATCCGGTCGTGAACAAACGGTACGCATACTAAATCCTGGTGATTTTATGGGAGAAGTGGCTATTTTTCAAACTGACAGTTACCATTCTAATTATGCTGAAGCAATATCAGAAGTAAGCATATGCAGAATCCATAAAAAAGATATGGATAACTATCTAGACGCTTACCCAGAAATTATGAGACGAATACTTTCAGATGTTACGAAACGTTTACAGGTATCAGAAAAGCAAACGATGCAGGTTGGTATGGAGCAGGTAGAGTCTCGTATTATTAATTTTCTAGCAGAATATGTTGAAGATGAGGAAAATCATACTTATGTGACTTTACCAATGTCAAAAAAAGAACTAGCTTCTTATTTGGGTACAACGCCTGAAACAATAAGTCGGAAGTTCTCTTCGTTAGAGGATAAAGGTTTAATTAAACAACATACACATAAATATATTGAGATATTTGATCTAGATGAATTATTATTTGCATCGAGTTAA
- a CDS encoding Dps family protein, with translation MTTVNERQEKLAAEQAYKEHIHHTKINAAAVTDHVLANIHTLHVKLHQYHWYVKGANFYSLHGLFEKLYNENETWFDKIAERLLASGFKPASTTAEFQEFTIISEDPSEKYYSAEEMVLQLVEDFRTNREFTVRALRLAQEEADDALEDLLISYKDYLDVNIWQLQAFVNKDALQDDDYIDND, from the coding sequence ATGACAACAGTAAACGAAAGACAAGAAAAATTAGCTGCTGAACAAGCCTATAAAGAACACATTCACCATACCAAGATTAATGCTGCAGCTGTTACAGATCATGTACTGGCTAATATTCATACCTTACATGTAAAATTACATCAATATCACTGGTATGTAAAAGGGGCAAATTTCTATTCATTGCATGGGTTATTTGAAAAACTGTATAATGAGAATGAGACATGGTTTGATAAAATTGCAGAACGTTTACTAGCTTCAGGATTTAAGCCAGCATCAACAACTGCTGAATTTCAGGAATTTACAATAATTTCTGAAGATCCGTCTGAAAAATATTATTCTGCTGAAGAAATGGTCTTGCAGTTAGTAGAAGATTTTAGAACTAATCGTGAATTTACCGTTCGTGCATTGCGTTTAGCTCAAGAAGAAGCAGATGATGCGTTAGAGGATTTACTAATTAGTTATAAAGATTATTTAGATGTAAATATTTGGCAACTTCAAGCCTTTGTTAATAAGGATGCTTTACAAGACGATGATTATATAGATAACGATTAA
- a CDS encoding heavy-metal-associated domain-containing protein yields MTKATLKLETLTCPSCLQKIESGLKQTAGVEKDSVKVLFNASKVKVDFDEEQVNLSTIENVIENLGYSVISSKVKEGI; encoded by the coding sequence ATGACTAAAGCAACATTAAAATTAGAAACATTAACTTGTCCATCATGTTTACAAAAAATTGAAAGTGGTTTAAAACAGACCGCTGGTGTAGAAAAGGATTCTGTAAAAGTGCTGTTCAATGCAAGTAAGGTAAAAGTGGATTTTGATGAAGAACAAGTCAATTTGAGTACAATTGAAAATGTTATTGAAAACTTAGGATATTCCGTTATTAGTTCAAAAGTGAAGGAAGGTATATAA